In the genome of Helicovermis profundi, the window AAACTAAGTTATATGAAAAGATAAAGGAGTTAAAAAATAATTAAGATTCCGTTATTTCGGATACAGGATAAAAGCATGTAAGATACTGAAAATAAAGAAAAGTGTAAATGAATTTTGAGAAAATTTAAAATTGATTACACTTTTCTTTTATTTTCCTAAAATTCGGAATAAAATAAATTATAGGTTCTTTTAGCTAATTTAAAGGGATGTGGTTATATAAATTAGATTTTAGATAAAATAAAGCTATAATAATTCAATAAAAGTCCGTAATTTAGGAATAATTTTTAATTTTAAAGAAGTAGAAAGATAGTATTTTTATAAAAATACACTATTTTACAGAAAGTTATATTAATATTTGATTTTGGCATGTCCTTTGCTTTATATGAGTGTGAGTAAGAAAATGTAGTGAGTTTCTTATAATTAACTTATAATCTTGGGGGGAAAAGAATGAAAAGAATGTTATCAGTAATAATGCTAGTTGTTTTGTTATTTGTTTTTGCGGGATGCTCAAACGATAAAACTTCCGCAGTAAGTAATGAAAAGGAAGTAAATAATGCCAAAACGACGGAAAGTAGTGATCAAGGTGATACAAATAAAGAAAGTGGAAAAGTTGATAAAATTACTTATGCAAAAGATCAAACTTATACTAGTATTTATTCAGGTGAAATATCAACATTAAATTACTTAACTAGTTCTTCAACTAATGAAATTGGACTAGCGTCAAATTTCGTTGATACTTTAGTTGATTATGATCAATACGGAGTTATGATTCCAAGTTTAGCAACTGAGTGGATTTCATCAGAAAATGGTAATGTATGGACTTTTAAAATCAGAAAAGGTGTTAATTGGTATACTAGTGAAGGTGAAGTATATGGAGAATTAACTGCTCAGGACTTTGTAGATTCGTTAAAGTACACTTTCAATAAAGATAATGGTTCTAAAACTGCAAATATAGCATATAAAGTTCTAAAAAATGGTAAAAAATATTATGATGGAGAAATTACTGACTTTAGCAAAGTAGGAGTTAAGGCTATTGACAAATACACACTTCAGTATACTTTAGAAACTCCAGTACCATATTTTGAATCAATGCTTACTTATGCTAGTTTCTTTCCAGTTAACGGTAAATTCTTAGCTGAAGTTGGAGATAAATTTGGTACAAGTAATGATAATATTTTGTATAATGGAGCATATATTCTTCAAAAATTTGAACCACAAAACAGTAGAATATTAGTGGAGAATGAAAATTATTGGGATAAAGATAAGGTGTTTATAAAAAAACTAAAATATAAATATAATAAAGAAGCTAAAACTATTGGTCAGGAATTGTTCTTAAGAGGAGATATTTCTGAAGTTTATGTACCTTCTACTTCTATTGATGCTTGGATGCAAGACAAGGATAAAAAAGAAATGGTAAGACCATCCAATCCAAGTTTTTATACTTATTTTTATGCTATAAACTTTGATCCAAATTTTGATAAAGCTTATGATCCTGAAAATTGGAAGAAAGCTGTTAATAATGTTAATTTCAGAAAATCATTATTTCATGGTTTAGATAGAGTTGCAGCATTAACTACAGGTGAACCCTACAATCCTAAAAATAAAATTGCTAATACAGTTACTCCTCCAAATTTCGTAAATGAAGATGGTATTGATTTTACACAAATGGGTTCTTTGAAGAAATTTACAGATACAGATTCATATAATTCAGATTTAGCTATACAATTCAAAGAAAAAGCAATGAAAGATCTTGAAGGCAAAGTGGATTTTCCAGTAAAAGTTGTTATACCTTATAGTACAGGAAGCTCAGAAAATGCACAAAGAGCACAAGTAGTTCAGCAACAGCTTACTAGAACTCTTGGTGATGATTATGTAGAAGTCTTTATTGTTCCTTATCCTCCATCAGGTTTTTTATCTAACACTAGACGTGTTGGAAAATATGGAATGGAATTAGTTAACTGGGGACCAGATTTTGCAGATCCAGAGACTTATACTTATATGTTTATTCCAGGTTCAAATTATAACTTCCCTGAAAAAACAACTGAAGTTGATGAAAATGGAAATAATAAATTTGATGTATATATGAAAATGGTAACTGCTGCAACCAATGAAAAAGTTGATTTAGCTAAAAGATATAATTTATTTGCTGAAGCGGAAGCTTATTTAATTGATCAAGCATGGGTAATACCATATAGACTTGGTGGAAATGGTGGTTATGTAGCATCAAAATTAGATCCATTTGAAGCGCCATATTCTCCATTTGGAGTTTCTAGCTTAAGATATAAAGGTCAACATATCCTTGATAAACCAATGAGTACAGAATTGTATTTATCTGAAAAAGCTAAATGGAATGAAAAAAGAAAAGAAATATTAAATTCCTTAAAATAACTTTAATAATATTAAATATAACGAAGCTTTGGCTTCGTTATATTTAACAAGGAGGAAAAATGTTTAAATATATTATTAATAGATTTTTAAGATCCTTGTTAACACTTTTTGTTGTAATAACAGTAGTTTTTTTATTGATGCGCATGATGCCAGAAGAAGGATATTTTGGAAAAGAAGGTACTGATAAATTAGATGCTAAACAAAAAGAAGCAATATTAACTAACTTAGGTCTTAGAGATCCAATGACTGTGCAGTTAAAGAATTTTTATGAAGAGTTATTACATGGTAGCTTAGGTGACTCTATTATTTATAGACCTA includes:
- a CDS encoding peptide ABC transporter substrate-binding protein, translating into MKRMLSVIMLVVLLFVFAGCSNDKTSAVSNEKEVNNAKTTESSDQGDTNKESGKVDKITYAKDQTYTSIYSGEISTLNYLTSSSTNEIGLASNFVDTLVDYDQYGVMIPSLATEWISSENGNVWTFKIRKGVNWYTSEGEVYGELTAQDFVDSLKYTFNKDNGSKTANIAYKVLKNGKKYYDGEITDFSKVGVKAIDKYTLQYTLETPVPYFESMLTYASFFPVNGKFLAEVGDKFGTSNDNILYNGAYILQKFEPQNSRILVENENYWDKDKVFIKKLKYKYNKEAKTIGQELFLRGDISEVYVPSTSIDAWMQDKDKKEMVRPSNPSFYTYFYAINFDPNFDKAYDPENWKKAVNNVNFRKSLFHGLDRVAALTTGEPYNPKNKIANTVTPPNFVNEDGIDFTQMGSLKKFTDTDSYNSDLAIQFKEKAMKDLEGKVDFPVKVVIPYSTGSSENAQRAQVVQQQLTRTLGDDYVEVFIVPYPPSGFLSNTRRVGKYGMELVNWGPDFADPETYTYMFIPGSNYNFPEKTTEVDENGNNKFDVYMKMVTAATNEKVDLAKRYNLFAEAEAYLIDQAWVIPYRLGGNGGYVASKLDPFEAPYSPFGVSSLRYKGQHILDKPMSTELYLSEKAKWNEKRKEILNSLK